Proteins encoded by one window of Misgurnus anguillicaudatus chromosome 4, ASM2758022v2, whole genome shotgun sequence:
- the slc16a9b gene encoding monocarboxylate transporter 9b isoform X1, producing MMKRSPDTFEEMSSQKAPDGGWGWAIVVASFMGQLLAYGSPQSVGVLYPEWLNTFHDSKGMTAWVGSLVSGVGLIASPICSACVVNFGARPVTIFSGVMVSGGLMLSAFAPNVQFLIFSYGIVVGLGCGLVYAATVTITCQYFDKRRGLALGIVTTGTSIGGFLYATLQNEFIVLFGLDGCLLLIGGFALNIIACAGFMRPLHLPAYYLKQRKALSEKAEDPVAEDPVEIHRSVTKVLITGETKDTKNRLRYAMLVQIIKSKHKMYCEYLHSAGELLQNRVFLAMCVSLFMSCLGLYPPLLFLEDLAQGEGLIEGISTIPLVSIISISAGVGKLLLGIVMDIRWMNSIFLYVFTLLGTGLALLVIPVTKNYAGLQVISAVLGFCSGNWSVIPYMTTKVVGMDRLTEAYGILMFFSGFSIMLGPPIAGWIYDWMHSYNLAFFCSGGLVLLGGAALFISALSCWNENQDEANTSEIENNSECDTVATVA from the exons ATGATGAAGAGATCACCG GATACCTTTGAAGAAATGAGTTCTCAGAAAGCTCCAGATGGTGGATGGGGTTGGGCCATTGTGGTTGCCTCTTTCATGGGTCAGCTCCTGGCCTACGGCTCACCCCAGTCTGTCGGGGTGCTTTACCCGGAGTGGTTAAACACCTTTCACGACAGCAAAGGCATGACGGCGTGGGTCGGATCTCTGGTATCTGGTGTCGGACTCATCGCTA GTCCCATCTGCAGTGCCTGTGTTGTGAATTTTGGGGCCAGACCTGTGACCATCTTCAGTGGGGTCATGGTCTCTGGAGGGCTTATGCTTAGTGCGTTTGCACCCAACGTTCAGTTTCTCATATTCTCTTATGGAATAGTTGTTG GACTGGGCTGTGGACTTGTTTATGCTGCTACTGTAACCATCACATGCCAGTATTTCGACAAGAGACGTGGTCTTGCTCTTGGCATTGTTACAACAG GTACGAGTATTGGCGGTTTCCTATATGCCACTTTGCAGAATGAGTTCATTGTGCTCTTTGGACTCGACGGCTGCCTTTTGCTAATCGGTGGTTTTGCACTAAACATCATCGCCTGTGCTGGATTCATGAGGCCTCTGCACCTGCCAGCCTACTACCTCAAACAGAGAAAAGCACTGAGCGAGAAGGCCGAAGACCCCGTGGCGGAGGATCCGGTCGAGATACATCGCTCTGTCACAAAAGTGCTCATCACAGGGGAGACTAAAGACACGAAAAACCGCCTGAGGTATGCGATGCTGGTACAGATAATAAAGAGCAAACATAAGATGTACTGTGAATACTTGCACTCGGCTGGAGAGCTGCTTCAGAATCGGGTTTTCCTGGCCATGTGCGTGTCTTTATTCATGAGTTGCCTCGGATTGTACCCCCCTCTCCTTTTTCTGGAGGATTTAGCTCAGGGCGAGGGTCTGATTGAGGGCATCAGCACCATTCCTCTGGTCTCCATCATTTCCATCTCCGCTGGGGTGGGAAAGCTGCTGTTGGGCATCGTCATGGACATTCGGTGGATGAACAGCATCTTCCTCTACGTCTTTACTTTGCTGGGCACCGGTTTGGCACTCCTCGTAATCCCCGTCACCAAAAACTATGCTGGGCTGCAGGTCATCTCTGCTGTGCTGGGCTTTTGTTCCGGGAACTGGTCCGTCATACCCTACATGACCACTAAGGTTGTGGGAATGGATCGTCTGACTGAGGCGTACGGGATCTTGATGTTTTTCAGCGGATTTAGCATCATGCTCGGACCACCCATTGCAG GCTGGATTTATGACTGGATGCACTCGTACAACCTGGCGTTCTTCTGCAGTGGAGGTTTGGTGTTGTTGGGTGGAGCTGCGCTTTTCATTTCTGCTTTGTCTTGCTGGAACGAGAACCAAGATGAAGCCAACACATCAGAGATCGAAAACAATTCAGAATGCGATACGGTGGCTACTGTGGCCTGA
- the slc16a9b gene encoding monocarboxylate transporter 9b isoform X2, with translation MSSQKAPDGGWGWAIVVASFMGQLLAYGSPQSVGVLYPEWLNTFHDSKGMTAWVGSLVSGVGLIASPICSACVVNFGARPVTIFSGVMVSGGLMLSAFAPNVQFLIFSYGIVVGLGCGLVYAATVTITCQYFDKRRGLALGIVTTGTSIGGFLYATLQNEFIVLFGLDGCLLLIGGFALNIIACAGFMRPLHLPAYYLKQRKALSEKAEDPVAEDPVEIHRSVTKVLITGETKDTKNRLRYAMLVQIIKSKHKMYCEYLHSAGELLQNRVFLAMCVSLFMSCLGLYPPLLFLEDLAQGEGLIEGISTIPLVSIISISAGVGKLLLGIVMDIRWMNSIFLYVFTLLGTGLALLVIPVTKNYAGLQVISAVLGFCSGNWSVIPYMTTKVVGMDRLTEAYGILMFFSGFSIMLGPPIAGWIYDWMHSYNLAFFCSGGLVLLGGAALFISALSCWNENQDEANTSEIENNSECDTVATVA, from the exons ATGAGTTCTCAGAAAGCTCCAGATGGTGGATGGGGTTGGGCCATTGTGGTTGCCTCTTTCATGGGTCAGCTCCTGGCCTACGGCTCACCCCAGTCTGTCGGGGTGCTTTACCCGGAGTGGTTAAACACCTTTCACGACAGCAAAGGCATGACGGCGTGGGTCGGATCTCTGGTATCTGGTGTCGGACTCATCGCTA GTCCCATCTGCAGTGCCTGTGTTGTGAATTTTGGGGCCAGACCTGTGACCATCTTCAGTGGGGTCATGGTCTCTGGAGGGCTTATGCTTAGTGCGTTTGCACCCAACGTTCAGTTTCTCATATTCTCTTATGGAATAGTTGTTG GACTGGGCTGTGGACTTGTTTATGCTGCTACTGTAACCATCACATGCCAGTATTTCGACAAGAGACGTGGTCTTGCTCTTGGCATTGTTACAACAG GTACGAGTATTGGCGGTTTCCTATATGCCACTTTGCAGAATGAGTTCATTGTGCTCTTTGGACTCGACGGCTGCCTTTTGCTAATCGGTGGTTTTGCACTAAACATCATCGCCTGTGCTGGATTCATGAGGCCTCTGCACCTGCCAGCCTACTACCTCAAACAGAGAAAAGCACTGAGCGAGAAGGCCGAAGACCCCGTGGCGGAGGATCCGGTCGAGATACATCGCTCTGTCACAAAAGTGCTCATCACAGGGGAGACTAAAGACACGAAAAACCGCCTGAGGTATGCGATGCTGGTACAGATAATAAAGAGCAAACATAAGATGTACTGTGAATACTTGCACTCGGCTGGAGAGCTGCTTCAGAATCGGGTTTTCCTGGCCATGTGCGTGTCTTTATTCATGAGTTGCCTCGGATTGTACCCCCCTCTCCTTTTTCTGGAGGATTTAGCTCAGGGCGAGGGTCTGATTGAGGGCATCAGCACCATTCCTCTGGTCTCCATCATTTCCATCTCCGCTGGGGTGGGAAAGCTGCTGTTGGGCATCGTCATGGACATTCGGTGGATGAACAGCATCTTCCTCTACGTCTTTACTTTGCTGGGCACCGGTTTGGCACTCCTCGTAATCCCCGTCACCAAAAACTATGCTGGGCTGCAGGTCATCTCTGCTGTGCTGGGCTTTTGTTCCGGGAACTGGTCCGTCATACCCTACATGACCACTAAGGTTGTGGGAATGGATCGTCTGACTGAGGCGTACGGGATCTTGATGTTTTTCAGCGGATTTAGCATCATGCTCGGACCACCCATTGCAG GCTGGATTTATGACTGGATGCACTCGTACAACCTGGCGTTCTTCTGCAGTGGAGGTTTGGTGTTGTTGGGTGGAGCTGCGCTTTTCATTTCTGCTTTGTCTTGCTGGAACGAGAACCAAGATGAAGCCAACACATCAGAGATCGAAAACAATTCAGAATGCGATACGGTGGCTACTGTGGCCTGA